The Anaeromyxobacter sp. Fw109-5 genomic interval GCGGACGTGGCCGAGGGCGCTGAACGCCATGGTCTCCTCGGAGTCGATCGCGCTGCCGCTCGGCCACCCCGCGATGGTCTTCCCTGACAGGAGCGAGAGCGCCGACAGCTGCAGCGGCTCGAACGACGCGGCGACGATGAGCAGCTTGCCGCGCGCCTTGAGCCCGTTCACCGTGCTCGCGATCGCAGCGCTGTTCGGCGCGGTCGCGAGCACCAGATCGGCCCCGCCGAGCCTCCGCAAGCCCTCCGCCGCATCCACCTCCTGCGTGTCCACGTACTCGTGGGCGCCGAGCTCGAGCGCGAGCGCCCTCTTGTCCACGCCGCGCGAGAGCGCGACGGTCCGAAATCCCATCCGCGCCGAGTACTGGATGGCGAGGTGCCCGAGACCACCGACGCCTTGCACGGCCACGGTGTCTCCGGGCCGCGCGCCGCTGTTGCGCAGCGAGTTGTAGGTGGTGATCCCCGCGCAGAGCAGGGGGGCGGCCTCGGCTGCCTCCAGGCCATCCGGTATGCGCGCCGCCGCCTCGTATCTCACGACCGCGTATTCGGCGTAGCCGCCGTCCAGGGTGACGCCCGTGATCTGCGCCTTCACGCAGTTGATGAAGTCACCCTTGCGGCACGCGGTGCACACGAAGCAGTGACCCCCGTGCCAGCCCACGCCCACCCGGTCGCCGGCCCTCCACGCCGTGACGTTCGCGCCGACCGCGTCCACCCGGCCGGCGATCTCATGGCCGGGCACGCGCGGGAGCGTGAGCCCGGGATACGCGCCGGACCTCGTCACCGCGTCGCTGTGGCAGACGCCGCAGGCCTCCACCCTGACGCGGATCTCGCCAGGGCCGGGATCGGGCACCTCGCGCGAGGC includes:
- a CDS encoding alcohol dehydrogenase, with protein sequence MKVVQASRPNGPFEVASREVPDPGPGEIRVRVEACGVCHSDAVTRSGAYPGLTLPRVPGHEIAGRVDAVGANVTAWRAGDRVGVGWHGGHCFVCTACRKGDFINCVKAQITGVTLDGGYAEYAVVRYEAAARIPDGLEAAEAAPLLCAGITTYNSLRNSGARPGDTVAVQGVGGLGHLAIQYSARMGFRTVALSRGVDKRALALELGAHEYVDTQEVDAAEGLRRLGGADLVLATAPNSAAIASTVNGLKARGKLLIVAASFEPLQLSALSLLSGKTIAGWPSGSAIDSEETMAFSALGHVRPHVERFPLEQAEEAFGRVMANRVRFRAVLVP